One genomic window of Cyprinus carpio isolate SPL01 chromosome B8, ASM1834038v1, whole genome shotgun sequence includes the following:
- the LOC109058080 gene encoding retinal Mueller cells isomerohydrolase isoform X1 has product MVSCIEHPAGGYKKIFESCEELAEPIPAHVSGKIPAWLTGSLLRVGPGLFEIGDEPFYHLFDGQALMHKFDLKDGHVTYYRRFIRTDAYVRAMAEKRIVITEFGTTAYPDPCKNIFSRFFTYFQGIEVTDNCLVNIYPIGEDFYACTETNYITKVDPDTLETIKKVDLCNYLSVNGVTAHPHTEPDGTVYNIGNCFGKNMSLAYNIVKIPPPQDDKSDPIEKSKVLVQFPSSERFKPSYVHSFGMTENYFVFVETPVKINLLKFLTSWSIRGTNYMDCFESNDKMGTWFHLATKNPAEYIDHKFRTSAFNLFHHINCYEDQGFIVVDLCTWKGHDFVYNYLYLANMRQNWEEVKKAAMRAPQPEVRRYVLPLDIHREEQGKNLVSLPYTTATAVMCSDGTVWLEPEVLFSGPRQAFEFPQINYKKYCGKNYTFAYGLGLNHFVPDRICKLNVKSKETWIWQEPDAYPSEPLFVQSPDAKDEDEGVLMSIVVKPGVTQRPAFLLILSATDLTEIARAEVDVMIPVTLHGMYKP; this is encoded by the exons ATGGTCAGCTG tattgaACACCCAGCCGGTGgctataaaaaaatctttgagTCATGTGAAGAGTTAGCTGAGCCCATTCCTGCTCATGTCTCAG gcAAAATCCCTGCCTGGCTCACTGGCAGTCTGCTTCGTGTGGGCCCTGGGCTCTTTGAGATTGGAGATGAACCTTTTTACCACCTTTTTGATGGCCAGGCTCTCATGCACAAGTTTGACCTGAAGGATGGACATGTCACTTATTACCGCAG GTTTATCAGAACTGATGCTTATGTGAGAGCCATGGCAGAGAAAAGGATTGTGATCACAGAGTTTGGCACCACTGCATATCCAGATCCatgcaaaaacatattttccag ATTTTTTACTTACTTTCAAGGCATTGAGGTGACAGACAACTGCCTTGTCAACATCTACCCCATTGGTGAGGACTTCTATGCCTGCACAGAAACCAACTACATAACCAAAGTTGATCCTGATACCTTAGAAACGATAAAAAAG GTGGACCTTTGCAATTATCTCTCAGTCAATGGTGTGACAGCACATCCACATACTGAACCAGACGGTACTGTATATAACATTGGAAACTGCTTTGGGAAGAACATGTCACTGGCCTACAACATTGTCAAGATCCCTCCACCACAAGATG ataaATCCGATCCAATTGAGAAGTCAAAGGTTTTGGTGCAGTTTCCAAGCAGTGAGCGATTCAAACCATCCTACGTCCATAg cTTTGGCATGACGGAGAACTACTTTGTGTTTGTTGAGACTCCAGTGAAGATCAATCTGCTGAAATTTCTGACTTCCTGGAGTATCAGAGGGACAAATTACATGGACTGCTTTGAGTCAAATGACAAAATGGGA ACATGGTTTCATCTGGCAACCAAGAATCCTGCAGAATACATTGACCACAAATTCAGAACATCTGCCTTTAATCTTTTCCATCACATTAACTGTTATGAGGACCAAGGCTTTATTGTTGTTGACCTTTGCACTTGGAAGGG GCATGATTTTGTGTATAATTATCTATATTTGGCAAACATGAGGCAAAACTGGGAGGAAGTTAAAAAAGCAGCCATGAGAGCTCCACAGCCCGAGGTGCGGCGATACGTGCTTCCACTGGACATTCACAGG GAAGAGCAGGGGAAGAATTTGGTTTCGCTTCCATACACCACAGCCACTGCTGTCATGTGCAGTGATGGAACCGTTTGGCTTGAACCTGAGGTTCTTTTCTCTGGACCGCGTCAAG cttttgAGTTTCCTCAGATCAACTACAAAAAATACTGTGGGAAAAATTACACCTTCGCTTATGGACTTGGGCTAAACCACTTCGTTCCAGACCGG ATTTGCAAGTTGAATGTGAAAAGCAAAGAAACATGGATATGGCAGGAGCCAGATGCCTATCCATCCGAACCACTGTTTGTGCAAAGCCCTGATGctaaagatgaagatgaag GCGTTCTTATGAGTATTGTAGTGAAACCAGGAGTCACCCAGAGGCCAGCATTCCTCCTCATACTCAGTGCCACTGACCTGACAGAAATAGCACGTGCAGAGGTTGATGTCATGATTCCTGTCACTCTCCATGGCATGTACAAACCTTAA
- the LOC109058080 gene encoding retinal Mueller cells isomerohydrolase isoform X2: MVSCIEHPAGGYKKIFESCEELAEPIPAHVSGKIPAWLTGSLLRVGPGLFEIGDEPFYHLFDGQALMHKFDLKDGHVTYYRRFIRTDAYVRAMAEKRIVITEFGTTAYPDPCKNIFSRFFTYFQGIEVTDNCLVNIYPIGEDFYACTETNYITKVDPDTLETIKKVDLCNYLSVNGVTAHPHTEPDGTVYNIGNCFGKNMSLAYNIVKIPPPQDDKSDPIEKSKVLVQFPSSERFKPSYVHSFGMTENYFVFVETPVKINLLKFLTSWSIRGTNYMDCFESNDKMGTWFHLATKNPAEYIDHKFRTSAFNLFHHINCYEDQGFIVVDLCTWKGHDFVYNYLYLANMRQNWEEVKKAAMRAPQPEVRRYVLPLDIHRGKNLVSLPYTTATAVMCSDGTVWLEPEVLFSGPRQAFEFPQINYKKYCGKNYTFAYGLGLNHFVPDRICKLNVKSKETWIWQEPDAYPSEPLFVQSPDAKDEDEGVLMSIVVKPGVTQRPAFLLILSATDLTEIARAEVDVMIPVTLHGMYKP; encoded by the exons ATGGTCAGCTG tattgaACACCCAGCCGGTGgctataaaaaaatctttgagTCATGTGAAGAGTTAGCTGAGCCCATTCCTGCTCATGTCTCAG gcAAAATCCCTGCCTGGCTCACTGGCAGTCTGCTTCGTGTGGGCCCTGGGCTCTTTGAGATTGGAGATGAACCTTTTTACCACCTTTTTGATGGCCAGGCTCTCATGCACAAGTTTGACCTGAAGGATGGACATGTCACTTATTACCGCAG GTTTATCAGAACTGATGCTTATGTGAGAGCCATGGCAGAGAAAAGGATTGTGATCACAGAGTTTGGCACCACTGCATATCCAGATCCatgcaaaaacatattttccag ATTTTTTACTTACTTTCAAGGCATTGAGGTGACAGACAACTGCCTTGTCAACATCTACCCCATTGGTGAGGACTTCTATGCCTGCACAGAAACCAACTACATAACCAAAGTTGATCCTGATACCTTAGAAACGATAAAAAAG GTGGACCTTTGCAATTATCTCTCAGTCAATGGTGTGACAGCACATCCACATACTGAACCAGACGGTACTGTATATAACATTGGAAACTGCTTTGGGAAGAACATGTCACTGGCCTACAACATTGTCAAGATCCCTCCACCACAAGATG ataaATCCGATCCAATTGAGAAGTCAAAGGTTTTGGTGCAGTTTCCAAGCAGTGAGCGATTCAAACCATCCTACGTCCATAg cTTTGGCATGACGGAGAACTACTTTGTGTTTGTTGAGACTCCAGTGAAGATCAATCTGCTGAAATTTCTGACTTCCTGGAGTATCAGAGGGACAAATTACATGGACTGCTTTGAGTCAAATGACAAAATGGGA ACATGGTTTCATCTGGCAACCAAGAATCCTGCAGAATACATTGACCACAAATTCAGAACATCTGCCTTTAATCTTTTCCATCACATTAACTGTTATGAGGACCAAGGCTTTATTGTTGTTGACCTTTGCACTTGGAAGGG GCATGATTTTGTGTATAATTATCTATATTTGGCAAACATGAGGCAAAACTGGGAGGAAGTTAAAAAAGCAGCCATGAGAGCTCCACAGCCCGAGGTGCGGCGATACGTGCTTCCACTGGACATTCACAGG GGGAAGAATTTGGTTTCGCTTCCATACACCACAGCCACTGCTGTCATGTGCAGTGATGGAACCGTTTGGCTTGAACCTGAGGTTCTTTTCTCTGGACCGCGTCAAG cttttgAGTTTCCTCAGATCAACTACAAAAAATACTGTGGGAAAAATTACACCTTCGCTTATGGACTTGGGCTAAACCACTTCGTTCCAGACCGG ATTTGCAAGTTGAATGTGAAAAGCAAAGAAACATGGATATGGCAGGAGCCAGATGCCTATCCATCCGAACCACTGTTTGTGCAAAGCCCTGATGctaaagatgaagatgaag GCGTTCTTATGAGTATTGTAGTGAAACCAGGAGTCACCCAGAGGCCAGCATTCCTCCTCATACTCAGTGCCACTGACCTGACAGAAATAGCACGTGCAGAGGTTGATGTCATGATTCCTGTCACTCTCCATGGCATGTACAAACCTTAA